In Microvirga sp. 17 mud 1-3, the genomic window GCCCGCGTCATGGCCGACCGCATGAGGGCCTACCTTTCCGCCGCGTTCAACTGGGGCATCGAGGCCGGGAACGACTACCGGGCGAAGGTGCGCCAGGACTGGGGCATCAAGTCGAACCCGGCCGCGCAGGTGAAGCGAGACACGGCCGCGAACGTGGCGCGGGACCGGAACCTGTCTGCCGACGAAATGGCCGCGCTATGGCATGCCGTGGACGGCGAAGGGTTCATGGACGGCACCGGGGCCGCCATCAGGCTGCTGCTGTGCTGCGGCCAGCGGGTCCATGAAACGATGCGCCTGGAAGGCCGCGACGTGGACCTGGACGCGGCCGTGTGGACCATGCCGGCCACCAAAACGAAGGGGGGCAAGCCGCACGCCATCCCGCTGCCGCGCCAGGCCGTGGAAGTCCTGCGCCCTCTGGTGGACAAGTACGGCCGCGGGGCGCTGTTCCCGGCGCGGTTCGGGGAATCCGAACGGCAACTGGCGTCATCCGTGGGAAAGGCCATCAGGCGCTGGCTGGTGGGCAGCGGGGCCGAACGATTCCAGGCGCGCGACCTGCGCCGCACCTGGAAGTCGCGCGCCCACGATGCCGGCGTGGACCGGTTCACGCGCGACCTGATCCAGCAGCACGCCAAGGGCGACACTGGCAGCAAACATTACGACCGCGCCGAGTATATGCCGCAGATGCGTGATGCCATGGACAAGTGGGAAGTGTGGCTTGATTGCAACGTTGTTAAAACGCAACATAAGCATTCTGTTGCGGCGTGATATAATGCGCGACACGCCTTAAAAATTCGATGCCCGACGACGCCGCAAACCGGCACCAGGGCGCGAGGCGGAAACCGCCGAAATGAGAAACCCCGGCCATGTGCCGGGGTTTTCTTTAGCCTGCCTAGAACGGAATATCGTCGTCCATGTCGGCCATATTGCTGGCAGGTGCCGCAGCCGGGGCGGCTGGGCGCGGCTGCTGCTGCTGCGCGCTGGTCCCGACATCGCCGCCAGCACGCGGCCCAAGTTCAACGTCGATCACGCGCGCCGCCAGTTTGTGGCCTTGGCCATTCTTGCCCTGGAACGTTTCGATGTGGATTTCGTCCAGGGTGAAGCAGTGCAGGCTGCCTTTCACCAGGTACTGCGCGAGGGATTCAGCACGCTTTCCCCACAGCGATGCGTCAATCCATTGCGTAGGCCGGTTTCCGTCCTGCCCTTTCTGTCCGTAACTGACTGCCAGCGACAGATTACACACGGCATCGCCGTCTGGCGTATAGCGCACTTCGGCATCCCGGCCCAGGCGGGCCATTCCGATTGTTTTCATGATGATGTGTTGCCTATAAAAATGCAGCCAGCACGGCGCCGGCCGCAGTGTTGAAAATCACTTTCTGGTGACGCGCGCGTATTCGTCGGCGCATTCTCGCCCGCAGAAAAGCCGCTGGCTTTCATCCGGCCCGAACGGTTCGCTGCACAGCGGGTTCAGACAGTGACCCATCGGCGTGGGCCTGGGAGTGGAGGCGGCAATCGCCGCCTGCGCCGCCAGCGCGTGTTCGCGTTCCAGCATTTCCACGTCCGTGGCCTTGTCGTAAATATCAGCCATCGTTTTGCGCTCCATGGTGCGGGGTATTGTCATTCGCCGCATTATTGGCCGCTGCGCAGCGTTCCATGGCGATGACCGCGCCGGCCAGGTAATTGATGGCGCCCAGCAGTTCACGGACGGCAGCATCACGCTGCAGGCGCTGGGATTCTTCGGATTTCTTGAACGCCTGACCAAGCAGCGCGCCGACGCCGAAGCGCCGCGCCGTGTCCTGCATCACTTGGCTGTCGAACGGTTCGCCTTGCGCGTGCCGTTCGTGACCCTTTCCATGCGCTGCCTGGTGAAACGCGCGCCCCAGCACGCCGGCCAGGCTTTCGTATCCTGGTGCGTCCAGCAGGACGCCATTGTGGTGATGTTCCATGTTCATGATTTCGCGGTTTCTGGTTCTGTGTCGTTGTCGTTTGCGGCGCGCAGGTGCGCGGATTCCCATTGTTCAAGCTGGCGAATCGGATAGCGCACTCTGCTTCCGAACTTGATAAACGGCGGGCCTTTGCCCTGCGCGCGCCAGTTTGCCAGCGTGCCGACCGTCACCGCAGCGCCCCATCGCGCCACGACTTCGGCCGGCGTGAGGTTCACGGCTGGCTGTCCCATGGTTTTTTCCTTTCCTTATTCAGCGGCCTGGGCGGTATTGCCCAGCACCTGTTCGTTCAAGTCCGCCAGGTTCTCGCCACCCGGCTGGGCTTGCGTGCGGGCCTTGTCGAACGCTTCGGCGGACGCCTTGATTTCGTCGGGGCAGCTGCCGCCCAGGGCCTTGCGGATGTCGGCCGGCAGCACTTTCCACGCCGCCGTCAGCGCGGCCATTCCCTGTTCTGCGGTGGTTCGCAGCGTGTTGCGCGCGTGTTCCACCTTCGGGTCCAGGGCCACGCCACCGCGCACCCATTCGCGCATAGCCAGCCCTTGCTTGGCCGACAGATAACCCTGGTGGATTTCACCCGGGGCGCCGAACACCGGCACCAGGTCGGCGGGGCATTTCATCACGTCGCGCGACTTGCCGCCGTCCCACATCATGAGGCTGGCTGTCATTTCGAACATGAAATTTTGTTCCTGGACTGGCATCACGCCCTGGGGGATGAATTCGGTTTTCCCGTCGCGTTTTTCTACCTTGACCTTTTCGCGGGCGCGGATGCAGACGATGATGTGCATGTCGCATTGCAACATCACGTTCATGAACCGCTTGTGTTCGGCCTTCGCGTCGTTCCAGCGCGGCACTTTCAGGTTCGTTCCTGGGGGGCTGGCGATATCCTGGCACCCGCCGGTCCCTTCCCATTCGTGCGTCACGCTGTCGATCACCAGGACTTCGACGCCCGCGTGCTGGAACTGCATAATGGCATCAATGTACCGCTGCGGGGAAAACGGCGCATCAAGATCCCCGATAAGGAACTGGTCCACGCTGCCGTCCCGGCGTTTCAGGATATCGGAATAGAGCGACCCGCGCCGGTTTTCCGTGTCGATAAATCCCACCTTGCTGGCGTCGCCCCCGGCCAGGCCCCAGGCCAGCTGCAGCGCGCTGTACGTTTTCCCGCTGCCAGAAATGCCGGCAATGCCGACCACCAAACGCGCGCCCGCTCGTTCCGCCTTTCGAATGTTCAATACGGCCATGATTTTCCTTTGAAGTTATGCTGCAGTGAGTAATTCGGGATTGTTGTTGAACGCCCATCGCGGCACCGTCAGCGACTGGATAGTGTCGCCATACCCAGGCCAGACACCAGTGGCGCAGCACTGCGCATATTGATCCAGATCGCGGCGGTATTCAGCCCGCCCAAGCGCAACGCTTTCGCTGTCGAGCATGTACACGGCCACGCCCTTGGCCTGTCCATCGACCACGCAGGCGTCTTTTTCGACGGCCAGAAAAACGAATGCGCGCGCTTCGGCTGGAACGGACGGCGGAAATTCAGCGTCCGCGCTGGCTGCCTGCAACTGTTTGCGCATCGTATTGATGCCGTCGAGGTAATACGGGTGCTGAACATGATAGCGCCAGTTCGCAATCGACTTTGCGAACCCTGTCGGGCTGGCGTCCAGCGTGGTTTTCACGTCCACCACAATGCCGTCCTGGCGCCAGAAGTCCGGCCGGCAGCGGCACAGCTGGCCGGTGGTTTCGTCAATCCAGTACACCGACCGCTCGGCCACGCCAGGAACGGCAGTCAACAGCGCGCTGGCTGCCGGGTGCGCCATCACGGCATCGCGCATCCGGTGCAACTGGTCCCAGGCGTCCGCGTCCAGCACGGTGCGGTGGCCGTTGTTTTCCAGCCACGACTGTTTGACTTCGGACCACAGCGTGATTTCGCGGCCGTTCGCGCGCAGGATAGCGGCCAGTTCTGCCATGGTGCCCTTGTCGGACAGCAGGCCGGGGCGGTGTTCGTTGATGCGTTCGATACGCTGTTTCAGCAGCGCCGCCGTTTCGCCCTTGAGCGCGTCAACCGTCACGCCGTCGTTACTGTCGTGGAATTCCGGCGCGTCCATGATGCGCGCCACCAGTTCGTCCTTTGCGCCGCTGGTGGACAGTTTCGGCAGGCGGCCGGCGTTCAGTTCGGCCACCATCGCCAGCAGCGTGTCCCTGTCCGCGATGGCGTCCGGCACGTCCGCCTGGCGCAGCGCCAGACAGTAATCCTTCGTGAATTCCGCCGGTTCCAGCAGCAGCGCATGGAACGCGGTTCCAAGGGCCTGGGCCGGCGTGGGCTGGCGTTCGTTTTCGTTCGCCGCTTCGACCACCGCGCGATAGTGCAGTGGGCTGCGCGCGATCAAATCAAGGCCGGACTTTGATATGCCCGGCCCGCCATGGTATTCGGCATTAGCAATGCCATCGTAAAAACCTGGTTTCATGGTTTCCCCAAGTGAAGATGAACGATAATTGTACATCATTAGTGAGCAACCGTGAGGATCAATGAGGCGCGATGATGTGTAAATACATCACCGTTTCTTTAGTGTCACCGAATGGCGCGGCGCGGGGCAATGCCCTTACTGTCCATTTTGGACAGTTTGCCAGCCGCCTTGTGGATAAGCCGCGCCGCTTCGGAAATCATGGCGCCGCGCCCATAGAACGCATGTGTGCGCGACATCACAAAACCGCCGCCGGCCGTGCGTTCGATTGCGCCGCATGCTTCCAGTTCTCGCAATTTCCTGATGACCGTGGGGCGCGGCATGCCAGCGTAATCGGCCAGTTTCGACGCCGACATGGGCCGCCCTTCGGCGTGTCCGACGTGTATAGCGCAGCACAATATCACGGTGTCGGCGTGTGTGCCGAACCGTTCCTGGTTCAGAATGGACCGCGATATTTCGCACACCAGCGCCAGTACCAGGCGCGCAACAACGGGTTCGCGTTTTGGCATTGCATCACCACCATGCGCCCCCGTTCAGTTAGAATATACGTTTGTAATCAGCCCACGCCACAACCATGACAGTAACAATTCAGCTGCGCGACTACCAA contains:
- a CDS encoding site-specific integrase — its product is MLTDRQIQAAIRGARGETILNDGARGKGAGSLRLRIRLGARGVTATWFAWWQKDGKAATITLGRYPELTLAEAREKCDQAVGQAKNPAAAQVPATDRTVAKLFAGYIASMRQDGRRSADEVEGQLDRAMAVLGADTPAGDVTPADIALVLTPIYERGARVMADRMRAYLSAAFNWGIEAGNDYRAKVRQDWGIKSNPAAQVKRDTAANVARDRNLSADEMAALWHAVDGEGFMDGTGAAIRLLLCCGQRVHETMRLEGRDVDLDAAVWTMPATKTKGGKPHAIPLPRQAVEVLRPLVDKYGRGALFPARFGESERQLASSVGKAIRRWLVGSGAERFQARDLRRTWKSRAHDAGVDRFTRDLIQQHAKGDTGSKHYDRAEYMPQMRDAMDKWEVWLDCNVVKTQHKHSVAA
- a CDS encoding single-stranded DNA-binding protein; this encodes MARLGRDAEVRYTPDGDAVCNLSLAVSYGQKGQDGNRPTQWIDASLWGKRAESLAQYLVKGSLHCFTLDEIHIETFQGKNGQGHKLAARVIDVELGPRAGGDVGTSAQQQQPRPAAPAAAPASNMADMDDDIPF
- a CDS encoding AlpA family transcriptional regulator, which codes for MGQPAVNLTPAEVVARWGAAVTVGTLANWRAQGKGPPFIKFGSRVRYPIRQLEQWESAHLRAANDNDTEPETAKS
- a CDS encoding AAA family ATPase; translation: MAVLNIRKAERAGARLVVGIAGISGSGKTYSALQLAWGLAGGDASKVGFIDTENRRGSLYSDILKRRDGSVDQFLIGDLDAPFSPQRYIDAIMQFQHAGVEVLVIDSVTHEWEGTGGCQDIASPPGTNLKVPRWNDAKAEHKRFMNVMLQCDMHIIVCIRAREKVKVEKRDGKTEFIPQGVMPVQEQNFMFEMTASLMMWDGGKSRDVMKCPADLVPVFGAPGEIHQGYLSAKQGLAMREWVRGGVALDPKVEHARNTLRTTAEQGMAALTAAWKVLPADIRKALGGSCPDEIKASAEAFDKARTQAQPGGENLADLNEQVLGNTAQAAE
- a CDS encoding PD-(D/E)XK nuclease-like domain-containing protein; the protein is MMYNYRSSSLGETMKPGFYDGIANAEYHGGPGISKSGLDLIARSPLHYRAVVEAANENERQPTPAQALGTAFHALLLEPAEFTKDYCLALRQADVPDAIADRDTLLAMVAELNAGRLPKLSTSGAKDELVARIMDAPEFHDSNDGVTVDALKGETAALLKQRIERINEHRPGLLSDKGTMAELAAILRANGREITLWSEVKQSWLENNGHRTVLDADAWDQLHRMRDAVMAHPAASALLTAVPGVAERSVYWIDETTGQLCRCRPDFWRQDGIVVDVKTTLDASPTGFAKSIANWRYHVQHPYYLDGINTMRKQLQAASADAEFPPSVPAEARAFVFLAVEKDACVVDGQAKGVAVYMLDSESVALGRAEYRRDLDQYAQCCATGVWPGYGDTIQSLTVPRWAFNNNPELLTAA
- a CDS encoding helix-turn-helix domain-containing protein, coding for MPKREPVVARLVLALVCEISRSILNQERFGTHADTVILCCAIHVGHAEGRPMSASKLADYAGMPRPTVIRKLRELEACGAIERTAGGGFVMSRTHAFYGRGAMISEAARLIHKAAGKLSKMDSKGIAPRRAIR